GATGTGGAAAGACTCCGCCGCTGCACGGAAAAGCGGGAGACCGAGGCAGCCGTGAATGCCGAACGAGCCGAGGGCGACGGGGTGGGCGTTAACGGGACCCCGGCGTTTCTTATCAACGGTCGGCTCATCAGCGGCGTCGGCGACTACGCCCGCTTCAAACGCCTGATTGATTCCCAACTTCACGCTGCCAGCAATCCTAAGAGCCCGTAACGGCGCTTTGCCAGAGACATCTCTTCCGCACGCCGGCGGACCCAGGAGCTATTCCGGCCAGTGCGCGTATGCGTAGAGGATATCCACCATAGACTGCTCGCACTTCACCAGTCCGGCCACTTTCTCGTTGCCCTCGACGACGAAATATTCGTCAATCGAGTGAGCGCGACCGCCATGGCCCAGCCCGCCCGATGCCGCCGGGAGATTGAGCGGCGGGCGGGTGTACTGCGCCTGAGGGCTCGAGCCCGCTGCGCGCGGCCAGATGGCCGGTTCGATGCCATAGCGCTTATAGACGCTGAGCACCGCCTGCACCGCCGGCGCCTTTACCGAGGTGCGCGACCATTCGTCGCCCCCGCCCATCTTCCGCAGCTCGATCTCCCCGAAGCCTTTCTGGTCGAAGTGCTGCCGAACGAGCGCGATCTGCTTGTCGATCTCCTGGTTGGGCACCAGGCGCGAGTCAATCTTCACCGTCGCCTTCTCGGGCAGGATAGTGGCCACGCCAGGGCCGGTATAACCAGCCCAAACGCCGTCAATATTCAACGTGGTGTCGAACGTCAGGTGACGGATCGCCTCCAGGTCATTCCAGTCGTTCATCCATGCCTTGGCGTTTTCCTTGTCCGAGGCAAGCGCGCGCCCGCCGATTTTCTGAATCAGCGTAGCGATGAGCATTTCCTCTTCCGCGGTGGGCGGGGCGATGGCGTCGTAGTAACCGGGCACGAGGATGCGGTTGGCGGCCGGGTCGTAGAGTGTCCGCAAAGCGTCCACCAGCCGCCACACCGGTGAATCGAGGATGGCCTTCCGCGAGGAGTGAATCGGGATCTTCTGCGGCCCGCGGCCCCAGCGCCCGCCGTGGCACTCGAGCTCGAAATAGGCGATGCCCTTGTTGCCGAGTGCCATCGAGACCTGGCCCTGGCTGTTCTGCGACGGCCCCGCACCCAGGTGGGCGTGGCACTTTTTCAGCCGGTCCAGGTAGGGGTGGAGCACTTGATGGAAGTGCGGTGAGCCCTGCTCTTCTTCGCCGTCGCAGGTGAAAAGAATGTTCACGGGCAGCTTGCCTTCGACAGCGATGATGGATTCGCACGCGTTCAGAAAGGCCACCAGCGGCCCCTTCGAGTTGATGGCGCCGCGGGCGATGATCGTCTTGCCAAATGGCGGCCGGTCAACGACGTTGGCGGCGAGCGGCGGCGAAGACCACTCCTTTTCGTCGAAGGGTTGCGTGTCATACATGAAATAATGGGAAATCGTCTTCTTCGCGCCGCTGTCATAGCCCGCCGCGACGCCGGCCAAGCCGTCAGTCTTCACCAGTTCGGCGAACTGGCAACCCATCTTCTTGAACATCCCGATCAGCGAGTCGGCGCATTCCCGCATGTTCTCCCGACCGGCGACCTTTGTGCCCCAGCCCCAGCTTGAAACGCTCGGCAGCCGCAAGAATTCCTGGATGCGGGCAACGTGTTCGGCCTCGTGCTGCTCGATGTATTTGTGGATCTTCGCCGCCGCCGGGGAATCCAACACATCTTGTGCGAAGCCGGCCGGTTCATCCAGGAAGGAGAAAAAGCCAGCCCCTGCGCCCAGCGCCGCTGCTTTGCTGGCAATCTTCGAGAATTCCCGCCGCGTCATTTCCATGGGGTACCTCCGAGAGAAATAGGCCTTTTGCCGCGCATCCTACGCCGGCCACACGGGCGAGTCAACGCAAAGCGATTTTGAAGCCATGCCGCAGAAACGCCGGACAAAAACGTCGTGGGTACACTCCGAACGCAGAAATGCGCAGAGAAAACGAACATGCGGGGCCCGCTCGACTTCGCTTCAGGCAGGTTCACCCCGGCGCTGCGTTCGTCAACTGCGAGTAATTTCGCGCATGGCGGCCAGGGCGCGCTCAATGCCGGATTCGTCCACATCCAGATGAGTCACCATGCGCAGCGTGAAAGCCGAGGTGGGATTGGCAAGGATCTTTCGTTCCTTCATTGCTGAGGAAACCTGCGCGGCGGTTTTGCTCGTATCCTTGACGTCGAGGATGACGATGTTGGTCACTACCTTGGCGGCGTCGATGCGAATCCCGCGGATGGAAGCAAGGCCTTCGGCAAGCCTTCTGGCGTTCTGGTGGTCCTTCACCAATCGCTGCGGCATCTTTTCGAGCGCAATCAAACCCGCCGCTGCCAGCACGCCTGCCTGGCGCATCCCGCCGCCGAACATTTTTCGATAGACGCGAGCCTTCTCGATAAATTCGCGCGAACCCACCAGCATTGAGCCCACCGGCGCGCCTAGGCCCTTGGACAGGCAAAACATCACCGAATCGAACTTGGACGAGAGTTCTCGAACCGACTTCCCCTGCGCCACGGCCGCGTTGAAGATGCGCGCGCCGTCCAGATGCACCGGCAGCCCGCGCTCGTGTGCCTTCCCGCATATCTCGTCGGCGATTTCCTGCGGATAGACCGTCCCGCCGGCCATGTTGTGCGTATTCTCAAGCGAGATGAGTCCCGTCTGGGCGCGGTAGTAGATCTTGGGCCGAATTTGCGGCTCGATCATGGCCCAGGTCAGGACGCCATCTTGCCCTCGAATCACCCGCGCGATGCAACCGCTCAGGGCGGACATGGCAGCCATCTCATAGTTGTAAATATGGCCCGCCTCTTCGCAAATGACCTCGTTGCCGTGATGGGTGAAACACTTGATCGCAATCTGGTTTCCCATCGTGCCGGAAGGGACAAAGAGGGCTGCCTCGCGGCAAAAGACTTCGGCCGCCCGGGCTTCCAGCCTGTTCACGGTCGGGTCTTCGCCGTAAACGTCGTCGCCCACCTCCGCTTCCGCCATCGCCCGGCGCATCTCCGGAGTGGGTTTGGTCACTGTATCACTGCGCAGGTCCACAATGGTTTCAAGCTCCGACGCCTCCGGCGTGTCCGACATTTCCCGCGGCATAAAACATCCTCTCACGGTCGCTACTCCACAAACTCGCGAAAGACTTCATTCGAGACCAGCAGCGCTTCCGGGGCCAGGCACACCACCGACCCGCGCCGGCAGAGCAGCCCGGCGTTCTCAAGCGCGCGAATCTTAGGCTCGATCTTTTGGATGATTTCTTCGCCGTACCGCCCGCTCACCAGGGCAAGATCGATGCCGGATCGCTTTCTCAAGCCCAGAAACATGGTCTCCTCGAGGGCCCGCTCCGGCGTCACCACTTCCACGGAAGCAAGTGGTGGCTGTCCCTCTTGGATGGAGACAACGTAGTCGGTCGCTTCGGCGGTATTAGCCCAGCGTGCCGTCCCATTGAACGAATGAGCGGAAGCGCCAAGACCCAGATACGGTTCGCGATTCCAGTATTTCAGGTTGTGCTGCGAGGCGCAACCCGGCCGGGCGAAGTTCGAAATCTCATAGTGCTCGTATCCCAACCCGGCGAGTCCCGTTCGCGCCGCTTCATAGAAATCGGCAATCTGGTCTTCGTCGGGGACTTCCTGCGCGTGGTAGCGCCGGCCGCCGGAGAGCATTTCTCGTCCGAGCCGGCTTCCTTCATCCACTTCCAGCGCATAGACGGAAACATGCGCGGGCCCGAGCCTTTCCACCCAGGCCAGATTTTCATTCCAACTGGAGCGCGTCTGGTGCGGCAACCCGGCGATCAGGTCGAAAGAAATATTCTCAAAGCCGGCAGCGCGCAGTCCAGCCACCGCCGAAACAATGTCATGCCGGCGATGCCGCCGCCCCACCGCTTTGAGTTCGTCGTCCTCGAACGATTGCACTCCCAGGCTGATACGATTGAACCCGGCTGTGCGCCATCGCCCGGCGCGTTCGCGGGTGACCGTTTCCGGGTCGGCTTCGAGCGTCACCTCTCTTTCGGGCATGAACCGGAAGTTCCGTCCGAGCCGGGCCATCAGGCAGGCCAGCTCGTCCTCAAAAAGGCTCGGCGTCCCGCCGCCGAGGTAAATCGTGTCCACCGGCAAATCGAACAGGGCCGTGTCCACGCCCGCTTGGTTGAGCCAGCGCCGCGCCGAGGTGATCTCCTTGCCAAGGCAGGTAAAGTAGGAAGCCTGCACTGTTTTCGAATAAACGCCCGAATCGAAGTTGCAATAGGCGCACTTGGACCGGCAGAAGGGCACCTGCAGGTAGATGCCGAGGGTTCGTGGGAATGCACTGTGGATTTCCATCGGTCAGGCGCGGATGATCTTGACGTTCACTTGCCGGTCGCGCGGTCCGTCAAATTCACAAAAAAAGATGGCTTGCCATTTCCCCAGAACGAGCCTGCCGCCCTCGATGGGAACGGATTGGGTGCAACCGACGATGGTGGATTTGATGTGCGAGTCGGCATTTCCCTCCCAGTGCTTGTAGGGGCCGTCCTTGGGCACCAGGCGATCGAGGGCAGCCTCGATATCGCGGGGCACGTCGGGGTCGTCGTTTTCGTTGATGGTGATGCCGGCGGTGGTGTGCGGCACGTGGAGGTGGCAGACGCCGCTCTGGCAGCCTGATTCGACGACCAGCTTTTCGACCTCGCGGGTGATTTCGACGAGCTCGGTGCGCCGCGCGGTCTTGACCTCGAGCACGCGGGTCAGGCCGCGCGCCGGCTGCTTCGCATGCTGGCCTGCTGGCTTCATCATTCCTGATTGCGGGCGAGCGACTGAGGGCGAAGCGGGTACGCTCCCCCTTTGCCCTTTTCGATGCAACGGATTCAGCTTAGCGCGGCGGCGGAGGTGACGCCGTAAAAGCTGAACCACGGTTTGGCAGCGCTCAGCCGGTCGTTCACGTTCCTGATGTTCTTCACTCCCTGATTGGCGAGCCAGTCTTCGAGCGCCTTGACCCCTTGTTTGCCGTAGATGGGAATGGAGTCTTTCCACGTGGCGCGACCGCAGAGCACGCCGGAAAAATTTACGCCCGATTCTCCGGCCAGCTCCAGGCTTTCGCTGAACGTCTCGTTGCTGACGCCGGCTGAGAGGTAGATAAAGGGCCTTCCCGCGGCCGCGGCGGCTTTGCGGAACAAGTCCTTGGCCTGTTCCTTGCTGTAAGCCGATTCGCCCTTGCAGGAACGCGTGCCGGCGACGAAAGCCATATTGACCGGGACTTCCACCTTCATGATGTCCACGCCGTAGCGGGGCTTGGAGAACTCCTCCATGCTCTTGGCGACCACTTCGGGCTTCTTGCGGGCAAACTCGATGCCCTTCTCGTCGAGTCCTTCCTCGTAACCGACAAATTCGAGGAAGAAGGGGACGTCGAGGGCGGCGCATTCGGCGCCGATGCGCTCGACCCAGGCGTGCTTGGTCTCGTTGATGGCGGGCGGGTCAAACGGCGTGTAGTAGAGCAGAATCTTGATGCAATCGGCGCCGGCCTCGACCAGACGCCGCACCGAGTAGTGGTCGAGCAGGTCGGGCAGGCGGCCGGGCTGCGTGTTGTCGTAGCCGCTCTTCTCGTAGGCCAGCAGCAGGCCGGCATTCTTCGCGCGCATCCTGGCAGCGGTAAGGCCGTACTCCGGGTCGAGCAGGATGGCGCTCGAGTGCGGCGTCAATACGCGGGCGACGGCTTCCTTGAACTCGGCCATCATCTCCGGGGTGACGGCCTTCTTATCCACGCCCTTTTCCTTGGCGATGGCGCTGCGGAGCGAGCCCCGCTGATCCATGGCAGCGGCGGCGATGACGCTGCGGGAATCGGAAACCGCCTGCAAACCTTTCTGCTTTCCCGGGGTGACCTTCATGAGCCTTCCTCCAAAACATGGCTGAGAATGAACGCAAATCAAAGCGCGATTGTACCACGGCGAGAAGGCTCCTGAAATCGGCCGGGTGCGCCGGCGGGCCACTCGTGGTGAACCCTCGCGGGGAAACACGGTGGGATGTCTGCGACTCGGAAGAAACAAAAGTGCGAACGGCGCTAGAGCCGGATGACCTGGTGGTCGCCCCCGCGAAGAGTGACCTGCTCGATGAGCTGCTCGAGCAGCGTTTTTCCGTACCTCCCGAGGAAAGGCAAGAAATTGATCACCCGCTCCTGCAGCGCATGGTGCGGGTACAAGGCGCATTGCAGCATCCGGGCGTGCCGCCGGGCGATCTCGGCGCGGCTAGCTTCGGCTCTCGCCGCCTTATGGCGTAGCTTTTCGAGCTGGTAGAGAACTTTCTTTCGTCCGGTCGAAACCGCTCCCACCAGGGTCGGGTCCAGCTTCTCCAATCCGCCGCCGAGCGTATCGAGCGCTTCGCCGATTTTCTTCTCTGCTCGCGCCAGGCTGGACTTCAATCCTCGCGGCAGTCGAGCGGAAGCGATCGCTCGTTCGAGGCGCTGTGGCCCGCGGAACGCATCCTCCACGGACAGACCATACTTTGCGAGGAGCCGCTCGGTTCGCGGTTCGACCAGTGTGAAGCTGGCCCGCGGAAAAAAGACCGGCATGCGCTTCAGGAGCCGCTCGTACAAGGTGTTGGCCTGAGCAAAGTAGGCCGCTTCAGCCGGCCCGCCGATGTAGGCGACGGTGGGCAGCAGGGTGTCTTGCAGAATCGGTCGGAGCAAAACATTCGGCGAAAAGTCGCCCGTGGCCCGCTCCATCCAGTCCAGGACCTCCCGAGGGGAAAGGCGCAGGCCGTCCTCCAAGACAAAATTCCCATTCTTCCTCCGCAGAGGCACGCGCCGCCCATTCACCATCGCAAACAGCAGCGAAGTCTGCTCGCGGACCTTGACTTGAGCGTGGTAGCCGGCCTTTTCGAGTTCCTGGCCGCGCGCGAGAAGAGCCCGGTTGAGTTCGGAAGATTCCTCGACAGTGCGCCGGAAGACAGCCAGCCCGAGCCGGTGCAGCCGAGCATCCATGGCGTCGAGCAAGACCACGCCAAAATCGGAAAAGAGGCGCGCCATCAATTTGCCGAAGGCGCTCCCGA
The sequence above is a segment of the Candidatus Acidiferrales bacterium genome. Coding sequences within it:
- a CDS encoding tagatose 1,6-diphosphate aldolase, whose protein sequence is MKVTPGKQKGLQAVSDSRSVIAAAAMDQRGSLRSAIAKEKGVDKKAVTPEMMAEFKEAVARVLTPHSSAILLDPEYGLTAARMRAKNAGLLLAYEKSGYDNTQPGRLPDLLDHYSVRRLVEAGADCIKILLYYTPFDPPAINETKHAWVERIGAECAALDVPFFLEFVGYEEGLDEKGIEFARKKPEVVAKSMEEFSKPRYGVDIMKVEVPVNMAFVAGTRSCKGESAYSKEQAKDLFRKAAAAAGRPFIYLSAGVSNETFSESLELAGESGVNFSGVLCGRATWKDSIPIYGKQGVKALEDWLANQGVKNIRNVNDRLSAAKPWFSFYGVTSAAALS
- the hemW gene encoding radical SAM family heme chaperone HemW: MEIHSAFPRTLGIYLQVPFCRSKCAYCNFDSGVYSKTVQASYFTCLGKEITSARRWLNQAGVDTALFDLPVDTIYLGGGTPSLFEDELACLMARLGRNFRFMPEREVTLEADPETVTRERAGRWRTAGFNRISLGVQSFEDDELKAVGRRHRRHDIVSAVAGLRAAGFENISFDLIAGLPHQTRSSWNENLAWVERLGPAHVSVYALEVDEGSRLGREMLSGGRRYHAQEVPDEDQIADFYEAARTGLAGLGYEHYEISNFARPGCASQHNLKYWNREPYLGLGASAHSFNGTARWANTAEATDYVVSIQEGQPPLASVEVVTPERALEETMFLGLRKRSGIDLALVSGRYGEEIIQKIEPKIRALENAGLLCRRGSVVCLAPEALLVSNEVFREFVE
- a CDS encoding M20/M25/M40 family metallo-hydrolase, encoding MEMTRREFSKIASKAAALGAGAGFFSFLDEPAGFAQDVLDSPAAAKIHKYIEQHEAEHVARIQEFLRLPSVSSWGWGTKVAGRENMRECADSLIGMFKKMGCQFAELVKTDGLAGVAAGYDSGAKKTISHYFMYDTQPFDEKEWSSPPLAANVVDRPPFGKTIIARGAINSKGPLVAFLNACESIIAVEGKLPVNILFTCDGEEEQGSPHFHQVLHPYLDRLKKCHAHLGAGPSQNSQGQVSMALGNKGIAYFELECHGGRWGRGPQKIPIHSSRKAILDSPVWRLVDALRTLYDPAANRILVPGYYDAIAPPTAEEEMLIATLIQKIGGRALASDKENAKAWMNDWNDLEAIRHLTFDTTLNIDGVWAGYTGPGVATILPEKATVKIDSRLVPNQEIDKQIALVRQHFDQKGFGEIELRKMGGGDEWSRTSVKAPAVQAVLSVYKRYGIEPAIWPRAAGSSPQAQYTRPPLNLPAASGGLGHGGRAHSIDEYFVVEGNEKVAGLVKCEQSMVDILYAYAHWPE
- the ltaE gene encoding low-specificity L-threonine aldolase, translating into MPREMSDTPEASELETIVDLRSDTVTKPTPEMRRAMAEAEVGDDVYGEDPTVNRLEARAAEVFCREAALFVPSGTMGNQIAIKCFTHHGNEVICEEAGHIYNYEMAAMSALSGCIARVIRGQDGVLTWAMIEPQIRPKIYYRAQTGLISLENTHNMAGGTVYPQEIADEICGKAHERGLPVHLDGARIFNAAVAQGKSVRELSSKFDSVMFCLSKGLGAPVGSMLVGSREFIEKARVYRKMFGGGMRQAGVLAAAGLIALEKMPQRLVKDHQNARRLAEGLASIRGIRIDAAKVVTNIVILDVKDTSKTAAQVSSAMKERKILANPTSAFTLRMVTHLDVDESGIERALAAMREITRS
- a CDS encoding secondary thiamine-phosphate synthase enzyme YjbQ, which produces MMKPAGQHAKQPARGLTRVLEVKTARRTELVEITREVEKLVVESGCQSGVCHLHVPHTTAGITINENDDPDVPRDIEAALDRLVPKDGPYKHWEGNADSHIKSTIVGCTQSVPIEGGRLVLGKWQAIFFCEFDGPRDRQVNVKIIRA
- the bshC gene encoding bacillithiol biosynthesis cysteine-adding enzyme BshC; translation: MSRGRGLAIMSALMECRCLPFTVVPRTTRLYADYLYDFPRVQKFYAYPPFEESSLQAAAKTIPRHVAMRSEVAAILREHNERFGGGPAVIEAVNRLADGSVMAVVTGQQVGLFSGPAYTIYKAVTAIRLARELTARGMETVPVFWIADEDHDVAEVNHTYFLDEVFELIRLEHGSPARHLRVGDIAFDSGIGKLTEQAAKIAGGEVARWLKECYREGETFGSAFGKLMARLFSDFGVVLLDAMDARLHRLGLAVFRRTVEESSELNRALLARGQELEKAGYHAQVKVREQTSLLFAMVNGRRVPLRRKNGNFVLEDGLRLSPREVLDWMERATGDFSPNVLLRPILQDTLLPTVAYIGGPAEAAYFAQANTLYERLLKRMPVFFPRASFTLVEPRTERLLAKYGLSVEDAFRGPQRLERAIASARLPRGLKSSLARAEKKIGEALDTLGGGLEKLDPTLVGAVSTGRKKVLYQLEKLRHKAARAEASRAEIARRHARMLQCALYPHHALQERVINFLPFLGRYGKTLLEQLIEQVTLRGGDHQVIRL